Proteins encoded in a region of the Lujinxingia vulgaris genome:
- a CDS encoding four helix bundle protein: protein MHHFNHERLYCYQLAKEVVDWLNNEKFPVGRSNLKDQTVRASESLLLNIAEGASRSGPSRANHYRIALGSAAEFCACLDLLPFRNKDEQQNKLRRVGAMLSKL from the coding sequence ATGCACCATTTCAATCACGAACGGCTGTACTGTTATCAACTTGCGAAAGAAGTCGTTGATTGGCTGAACAACGAGAAGTTTCCAGTCGGTCGTTCGAACCTCAAAGATCAAACCGTTCGTGCATCGGAGTCTCTCTTATTGAATATCGCGGAGGGGGCGTCCCGGTCTGGGCCGTCGCGTGCGAATCACTATCGCATCGCTCTCGGATCTGCGGCCGAGTTCTGCGCGTGCCTGGATCTTTTGCCCTTTAGAAACAAGGATGAACAACAAAACAAACTCCGCCGTGTCGGCGCGATGCTCAGCAAACTCTAA